From uncultured Treponema sp.:
TTCACCTGATTTCAAATCCGCGGAAAAAGGCTGGCAAAGTGTAATCGACGAAGATTCATTTGTTGACTGGTATCTTATAAACGAATTTACAAAGAACCACGACGCAAAATTTCAGGCTTCCTGCTATTTTTATTATGATTCGCAGGCAAAGAAAATTTTCATGGGACCGCTCTGGGACCTGGATATTTCATGCGGAAACATAAGCTACGACGGCTGTCAAGACCCGGAAGGATTTTGGATAAACAAAGATCAATGGTACAAGAGGCTTTTTGAAGATGAATATTTTGAAGGAAAAGTCGCAGAACGATGGAACGAAACAAAACAAGAGCTTATTTCCTCTTTCGACTGGCTTGAAAACGAGTCAAAAAATGTAAAACCTTTTGTAATGCTAAATGATTCAGTCTGGCACAATCTTGGAAAGCGACAATGGCCTCATGCTCCCGGCTGGAAAAACCGCAAAACTTACGAAAGCGAAGTTGACTATATGGCTGACTTCCTAAAAAAACGTGAGCAATGGATGAGCAATGCATATTCCGGCAATTGAATTTCCATTTTCAAAGTGATATAATTTTTGCCAAGATTCCGGCAGGCTTACATTTTTAGCCGGATTCATATTTCTACATATCTCGAGGTAAACGGTATGAAGTACACTGCAGAAGTGGAGCACATGTGCCCGTTGGCAAAAGGTGCTTATCACGGACCTGCTCCCATCCCTGAGGAAGGCGCATGGGTTCAGGCAAAGACTCAGGAAGATATTTCCGGTTTCACACACGGAATCGGCTGGTGCGCACCACAGCAGGGCGCCTGCAAGCTGACTCTCAATGTCAAGAACGGAGTCATCGAGGAGGCTCTTGTCGAGACAATCGGATGCTCAGGAATGACACACTCGGCAGCTATGGCTTCTGAAATTCTCATCGGAAAGACAATCATCGAAGCCCTTAACACGGACCTTGTATGCGACGCGATCAACACCGCGATGCGCGAGCTTTTCCTTCAGATTGTATACGGACGCACTCAGTCCGCATATTCAAAGGACGGTCTAAAAGTCGGAGCCTCCCTTGAGGATCTCGGAAAGAATCTCCGCTCACAGGTCGGAACAATGTTCGCAACACGCAAGACAGGTCCGCGCTATCTTGAGATGACAGAAGGATATGTTGAGACTTGCGCCGTTGACAAGGACAACCAGATTATAGGTTACAACTGCATCAACTTCGGAAAGCTCATGGACGCGCTCAAGGCCGGAACAGATCCTAAAGAAGCAATCGAAAAGGCACGCACACACTACGGACGCGTTACAGAAGATCAGGGCATGGTCAAGCTCATCGACCCTAGAAAGGAATAAGGAGGAATACAATGGCAACATTATTTGAAGATTTTGAAGGTCGCATTCCTCAGGTAAACAAGACTCTCAAGG
This genomic window contains:
- a CDS encoding iron-sulfur cluster assembly scaffold protein — its product is MKYTAEVEHMCPLAKGAYHGPAPIPEEGAWVQAKTQEDISGFTHGIGWCAPQQGACKLTLNVKNGVIEEALVETIGCSGMTHSAAMASEILIGKTIIEALNTDLVCDAINTAMRELFLQIVYGRTQSAYSKDGLKVGASLEDLGKNLRSQVGTMFATRKTGPRYLEMTEGYVETCAVDKDNQIIGYNCINFGKLMDALKAGTDPKEAIEKARTHYGRVTEDQGMVKLIDPRKE